In Poecile atricapillus isolate bPoeAtr1 chromosome 12, bPoeAtr1.hap1, whole genome shotgun sequence, one DNA window encodes the following:
- the KLHL4 gene encoding kelch-like protein 4 isoform X2, with protein sequence MSTNGSDEYFQSTNHAEQTFRKMENYLQQKQLCDVLLIAGDQKIPAHRLVLSAVSDYFAAMFTSDVREAKQEEIKMEGVDPEALKALVRYAYTGILELKEDTIESLLAAACLLQLSQVIEVCCNFLMKQLHPSNCLGIRSFGDAQGCSELLKVAHTYTMEHFIEVIKNQEFLLLPANEIAKLLSSDDINVPDEEAIFQALMMWVRHDLQNRQRDLGMLLSYIRLPLLPPQLLADLENSPMFADDLECQKLLMEAMKYHLLPERRSMMQSPRTKPRKSTVGALYAVGGMDATKGTTTIEKYDLRTNSWIQIGTMNGRRLQFGVAVIDNKLYIVGGRDGLKTSNIVECFNPVTKAWTVMPPMSTHRHGLGVAMLEGPMYAVGGHDGWSYLNTVERWDPQARQWNYVASMSTPRSTVGVAALNSKLYAVGGRDGSSCLKSMECFDPHTNKWSLCASMSKRRGGVGVATYNGFLYAVGGHDAPASNHCSRLSDCVERYDPKTDAWTTVAPLSVPRDAVGICPLGDRLYAVGGYDGHSYLDTVESYDAQNNEWTEEVPVNIGRAGACVVVVKLP encoded by the exons ATGAGCACCAATGGCTCTGACGAGTATTTCCAGTCCACGAACCATGCGGAGCAAACCTTCCGCAAAATGGAGAATTacctgcagcagaagcagctctgtgATGTGCTCCTGATCGCCGGAGACCAAAAGATTCCAGCCCACAG GCTGGTTCTCAGTGCAGTTTCTGATTATTTTGCTGCGATGTTCACCAGCGACGTGCGGGAAGCGAAGCAGGAGGAGATCAAGATGGAGGGAGTGGATCCCGAGGCGCTGAAGGCTCTGGTGCGCTACGCCTACACAG GTATCCTGGAGTTAAAGGAAGACACTATAGAGAGTTTGCTGGCTGCTGCATGCCttctgcagctctcccaggtCATTGAGGTGTGCTGCAATTTCCTCATGAAGCAGCTCCACCCTTCCAACTGCCTGGGGATCCGCTCCTTCGGGGACGCCCAGGGCTGCTCCGAGCTCCTGAAGGTGGCCCACACCTACACCATG gagcACTTCATAGAAGTAATAAAAAACCAGGAATTTCTTTTGCTCCCAGCTAATGAAATTGCCAAGCTCTTGTCAAGTGACGACATCAACGTGCCAGATGAAGAGGCAATTTTCCAGGCCCTGATGATGTGGGTGAGGCACGACCTGCAAAACCGGCAGCGGGACCTGGGGATGCTCCTCTCCTACATCAGACTgcccctgctgccaccccag CTACTGGCTGATCTGGAGAACAGCCCAATGTTTGCAGATGACCTTGAGTGTCAGAAACTCCTGATGGAGGCCATGAAGTATCACCTGCTCCCAGAGAGACGCTCCATGATGCAGAGCCCTCGAACCAAGCCCAGAAAATCCACAGTGGGAGCCCTTTATGCTGTGGGAGGCATGGATGCCACTAAAG GCACCACCACAATTGAGAAATACGACCTGAGGACCAACAGCTGGATCCAGATCGGGACCATGAACGGCCGGCGGCTGCAGTTTGGGGTTGCGGTGATCGACAACAAGCTCTACATCGTggggggcagggatgggctgaAAACCTCCAACATCGTGGAGTGCTTCAACCCTGTCACCAAGGCTTGGACCGTGATGCCCCCGATGTCAACACACAGGCACGGCCTGG GAGTAGCAATGCTGGAAGGACCAATGTATGCAGTTGGTGGCCACGATGGGTGGAGTTACCTGAACACAGTGGAGCGCTGGGACCCGCAGGCACGGCAGTGGAATTACGTGGCCAGCATGTCCACGCCAAGGAGCACCGTCGGGGTCGCAGCACTCAACAGCAA GCTGTACGCAGTCGGTGGGCGAGACGGGAGCTCCTGCCTGAAATCCATGGAGTGCTTTGATCCTCACACAAACAAGTGGAGTTTGTGTGCCTCCATGTCCAAGAGGAGAGGTGGTGTCGGCGTGGCCACCTACAACGGCTTCCTGTACGCCGTGGGAGGCCACGATGCTCCCGCCTCCAACCACTGCTCCCGCCTCTCCGACTGCGTAGAGag GTATGACCCCAAAACAGACGCCTGGACCACAGTGGCGCCTCTGAGCGTGCCCCGGGACGCGGTGGGGATCTGTCCCCTGGGGGACAGGCTGTATGCGGTGGGGGGCTACGATGGGCACTCCTACCTGGACACCGTGGAGTCCTACGATGCTCAGAACAACGAGTGGACAGAG GAAGTTCCTGTCAACATTGGGAGGGCTGGAGCATGTGTTGTTGTTGTGAAGTTGCCCTGA